In the genome of Thermocladium sp. ECH_B, the window TCGCGGGGTGAAGCTTGAAAAGGTCCCTTTAATGTCCTCCCCCGGTCAATTTTTAGAGAATGGGGGTGGGAACCGACTTCCCCCGCAATACCGGGAGGAGGACCCGCGACGCGGAGACCGAGTAGCGCCCATAAAGGGGCGTAACCCCCAAGACCTCGGGAAACCCTAAAGGGCGGGGAGGAGGCCAGTGCCTAAAAGGCTGTGCTTATTCCACTCATTACACGGAGAGGGGCACGCACCTTATTATCCTGATAACTGCTCTAACGTCCTCCGCTGTTATTGTTTTTCTATTGGCATGCTTCGACATCTCTATGCTTCTATTGGCTAAGTCATACGCTATCGATTCCAACACGTCACGCAGGGCTTGAACTGCATCCTCCCCAACGCGCTCAGCACCGGCTTTTTTGAATATGCGATCCACGGGTGCAAGCGGTATCTCAGGCATGAATTGTAATTGGATCCGCGGAACTTAAATCTATTACTTAGGCTAATAAGCGATGCCTCAAATAATGGGGACCGCCTCACCATCATTGGGTCTGCTGGTCATTATCCATGTCCTGGTTTGGGGATGAATGCCTTACCGGCGCTAGATCTATGTCCTCCATCTTATAAGTTATTGATCTAAGCCTAGTCTTGGCTAAGTAGAACATCTTGCCGCAATTGCTGCATTTACATAGTATTATATGGGTGGTGAAGAACCTCGGATTATTCATGAACCTATCACTAACGAAGCTGTCGAAGCTCCAGGTCGGTAATCCACAGTATGGACATGTCACAGAATTCATTCAATCAATGGAGAATTAAGCCCCTTTATTAAACTTACTCAATAAGTAAACCGCTCCGCCCTTGCAGGGTCTCTGNGTTATAAAAATGAAGCCCCCTTCTCATGGTCCTTAATTCCAATAAGATAAAAAACCAATCCACGCAACACATATCGTGATTGAGATAGATGGATCAATGGGCGAGGGGGGCGGTCAAATACTTAGGACCGCCGTGTCGCTTTCGGCCGTGATCGGCGTTCCCGTTAGAATTAGAAACATACGGGTGAAGCGCAATAATCCTGGGCTTCGAATGCAGCATATCACCGCCATCTCTGCAGCTG includes:
- a CDS encoding histone encodes the protein MPEIPLAPVDRIFKKAGAERVGEDAVQALRDVLESIAYDLANRSIEMSKHANRKTITAEDVRAVIRIIRCVPLSV